In the Nicotiana tabacum cultivar K326 chromosome 16, ASM71507v2, whole genome shotgun sequence genome, one interval contains:
- the LOC107779138 gene encoding uncharacterized protein LOC107779138 isoform X2, with product MEKHIFLLILFFIFQYYSISISAATSNETDHEALLAFQNLVTSPSHFLAKYWTRNTSFCSWFGVTCSTKRQRVVALTLPNLHLQGKISPSLANLSFLRELNLANNNFHGSIPYGIGQLPRLRLIDIQNNQLQGSIPTSLLQHHRVEVISLAFNKLSGEMWKGPWYVPELRVLDLTNNSLTGIIPPTIGNATRLLNFSLSGNGINGNIPKEIGNLSQLTELSLTDNQLTGFIPATMFNISSLLAIHLRNNSLSGPLLLGEGNILSNLKFLSVSHNQISGHIPSNICQLRELQVLSISFNKIIGEIPKNIGCLAKLEEIYIGDNPISGTIPASLGNISTMQYLSCVNSHIEGPIPSEMGKLSNLRELDFDLNNLNGQIPKDIFNISSLEFVAFTSNKLSGRIPSTTGLHLPNLKELVLGGNKLEGEIPPHITNASNILHLELTDNFFTGTIPTNLGNLRELQELLLSNNQFTNEQSEQELRFLNSLVDCRMLRTLEVSFNPLNGVLPNSIGNLSSTVEILGIEDARISGFIPKGIGNMTALTTLNFQGNNLTGSIPPEVGKLKQLQGLYLNNNKLHGRISEVACNLSNLVQLYLQDNELSGLVPTCMGNLSMLQTLYLDSNKFSSIFPPSIWKMSGLLYLGVSRNSIEGQVSPDIGKLKAIVELDLSGNSFSGMIPSQFGELQNLKSLNISNNSFSGPIPLSFANLISLEHLDLSRNALSGTIPKSLEKLSYLRSINVSFNDLEGEIPNGGIFANSTAQSFIGNKGLCGMHVLKVPACAITKPRHHPKSKKLVLKIIVPVVTSSFVIFLLVSICIMKRQKKEKSKDVEKVPEIRTYQLVSYWEIQRATNNFDGSNLIGVGGSGSVYKGTLSSGTVVAIKVLDLQNEEVCKRFDTECEVIRNVRHRNLVPVITTCCSDCIRAFVLPFMPNGSLDNCLYKEDFHLNLVQRVIIMLDVAVAIEYLHHGHHTPIVHCDLKPANILLDEEMVAYVSDFGISKILAVSKSMAHTKTLGTLGYIAPATASC from the coding sequence ATGGAGAAGCACATTTTCTTATTGATTCTTTTCTTTATATTTCAATATTACTCCATTTCAATATCAGCTGCTACTTCAAATGAGACAGACCATGAAGCTCTACTAGCTTTCCAAAATCTTGTTACAAGTCCAAGTCATTTTCTGGCCAAGTACTGGACAAGGAATACTTCTTTTTGCTCTTGGTTTGGTGTCACTTGCAGTACCAAAAGGCAAAGAGTTGTGGCCTTGACTCTTCCTAATTTGCATCTTCAAGGCAAAATCTCTCCATCTTTGGCCAATTTGTCCTTTCTCAGAGAGCTCAATCTTGCGAACAACAACTTTCACGGCAGCATCCCTTATGGCATTGGCCAGTTGCCTCGCTTGAGACTGATTGATATTCAAAACAATCAGCTCCAAGGAAGTATTCCAACAAGTCTATTGCAACACCACAGAGTTGAAGTAATTTCATTGGCTTTCAATAAACTCAGTGGTGAAATGTGGAAAGGGCCATGGTATGTACCTGAACTCAGGGTCTTGGATCTCACCAACAATAGCCTCACAGGTATAATCCCTCCTACTATTGGAAATGCCACAAGGTTGTTGAACTTCAGTTTGTCAGGGAATGGAATCAACGGCAACATTCCAAAAGAGATTGGTAATTTAAGCCAACTTACAGAGCTTTCCTTGACTGATAACCAATTAACAGGTTTCATTCCCGCAACAATGTTTAACATCTCATCGCTACTTGCCATACATCTACGAAACAATAGTCTTTCTGGTCCCCTCTTGCTCGGTGAAGGGAATATTTTGTCGAATCTGAAGTTTTTAAGTGTATCTCACAATCAAATCTCTGGTCATATTCCTTCCAACATTTGCCAACTCAGAGAGCTCCAAGTTTTGTCCATATCTTTCAATAAAATAATTGGAGAAATACCCAAAAATATTGGTTGTTTAGCGAAGCTCGAGGAGATATATATTGGTGATAATCCAATAAGTGGGACTATTCCTGCTTCATTGGGCAATATTTCCACTATGCAATATCTTTCTTGTGTAAACAGTCACATAGAGGGGCCAATACCTTCAGAAATGGGGAAGCTGTCAAATTTGAGGGAGTTAGATTTTGATCTGAATAATCTTAATGGTCAAATTCCAAAGGATATTTTTAATATATCGTCTTTGGAGTTCGTTGCTTTCACTTCCAACAAACTTTCGGGGAGAATTCCATCGACTACTGGTCTTCATCTTCCCAACCTCAAAGAACTTGTCTTGGGAGGCAATAAACTCGAAGGGGAAATTCCTCCGCACATCACAAATGCTTCCAACATACTTCACTTAGAGCTAACTGATAACTTTTTCACAGGCACTATTCCTACTAATTTGGGAAATCTTCGTGAGCTGCAAGAACTATTGCTAAGTAATAATCAATTTACGAATGAACAAAGTGAACAAGAGCTACGATTCTTAAATTCTTTGGTGGATTGTAGGATGCTACGAACGCTAGAAGTGAGTTTCAATCCATTGAATGGTGTTCTGCCCAATTCTATTGGGAATCTTTCATCTACGGTTGAAATCCTTGGTATAGAAGATGCACGCATCAGTGGCTTCATCCCCAAAGGTATAGGCAATATGACCGCTCTAACAACCTTAAACTTTCAAGGGAACAACTTGACGGGAAGTATTCCTCCTGAAGTTGGTAAGCTTAAACAACTCCAAGGGCTATATCTAAATAACAATAAATTACATGGGCGTATTTCAGAGGTAGCATGTAATTTATCTAATTTGGTTCAATTATATCTGCAAGATAATGAGCTCTCTGGTTTGGTTCCAACATGTATGGGAAATCTTAGCATGTTACAAACGCTTTATTTGGATTCTAACAAATTTTCATCAATATTTCCGCCGAGCATTTGGAAGATGAGTGGTCTTCTCTATCTAGGCGTATCAAGAAATTCAATAGAGGGACAAGTTTCACCGGATATTGGAAAATTGAAGGCCATAGTCGAACTAGATCTTTCTGGTAACAGCTTTTCGGGTATGATACCAAGCCAATTTGGTGAACTCCAAAACCTGAAGTCTCTTAACATATCCAACAATTCATTTTCGGGGCCAATTCCATTATCCTTTGCAAATTTGATAAGCTTGGAACACTTGGATTTGTCCCGAAATGCCTTGTCAGGTACTATTCCTAAGTCATTGGAAAAACTCTCATACCTAAGAAGCATCAATGTTTCATTTAATGATTTAGAAGGTGAAATACCCAATGGTGGTATCTTTGCAAATTCCACTGCCCAATCTTTCATAGGGAATAAAGGTCTATGCGGAATGCACGTGTTGAAAGTTCCTGCTTGCGCTATCACCAAACCTAGACATCATCCAAAGTCCAAGAAACTTGTGCTGAAAATTATTGTTCCAGTGGTTACTTCATCCTTTGTGATATTCTTGTTGGTTTCAATTTGCATAATGAAACGACAGAAGAAAGAAAAGTCCAAAGATGTAGAAAAGGTACCGGAGATTAGAACATATCAATTGGTTTCTTATTGGGAGATTCAACGTGCAACAAATAATTTTGATGGATCAAATTTAATTGGTGTGGGAGGATCTGGCTCAGTGTATAAAGGCACGTTATCTAGTGGAACTGTAGTAGCAATAAAGGTTCTGGATTTGCAAAATGAGGAAGTATGCAAGAGGTTTGATACCGAATGTGAAGTGATCAGAAATGTTAGGCATAGAAATCTTGTCCCGGTGATTACTACTTGTTGTAGTGACTGCATAAGAGCCTTTGTTTTGCCATTTATGCCCAATGGAAGTCTTGATAATTGCTTGTACAAAGAAGATTTCCACTTGAACCTTGTTCAAAGAGTCATCATAATGCTTGATGTGGCTGTGGCAATTGAATACCTACATCAC